One Defluviitoga tunisiensis genomic window carries:
- a CDS encoding MFS transporter — protein MNQKNSRNFIYFTMVIFSMVMNTLAPLMTSIQERFSISVAVSSILPFISTLGTMISNFVGGFFIAQIGYNFFIIGAIIIQIVGLILFAFAVNFPMIVIAVFLLGFATGGVFLTLTSSYSHLDGKYQNFGIYNAFFGFGGIFAPLLVSLFLRLNLDFRFIYFFHLVLAIVILIWVLSLKPIPNIRYETIKFKEALNIISNKFVYLSLLIFLLYSGTEIGIITWSGNLFYNVFNYSKEFSSIVLSLFWIVFTFGRLLTEFLNKKFTELGTIIYFSSSVIISIALLLIFKHYIFFLFVGFSLSAIFPTIQKYTNQHLPKKWLGMYNGLAFGSTGVGAMIISTSMGVVGERNFVISYLIPFITFALIILAAQKLRIEKAPE, from the coding sequence GTGAACCAAAAAAATTCAAGAAATTTTATTTACTTTACAATGGTTATTTTTTCAATGGTTATGAATACCCTAGCACCCCTCATGACATCTATCCAAGAACGATTTTCAATTTCAGTAGCTGTATCTTCAATACTTCCATTTATAAGTACTTTAGGAACTATGATTTCTAACTTTGTTGGAGGATTTTTCATAGCACAGATAGGATATAATTTTTTTATAATAGGTGCAATTATTATTCAGATTGTGGGTTTAATCTTGTTTGCTTTTGCGGTTAATTTTCCTATGATAGTCATTGCAGTTTTTCTACTAGGCTTTGCTACTGGAGGTGTTTTTCTTACTCTAACCTCTTCATATTCACACTTAGATGGAAAATATCAAAATTTTGGTATTTATAATGCTTTCTTTGGTTTTGGAGGTATCTTTGCGCCCCTTTTGGTTAGCCTTTTTTTAAGATTAAATTTGGATTTTAGGTTCATCTATTTTTTCCATTTAGTGTTAGCTATTGTTATATTGATTTGGGTGTTATCCCTTAAACCTATCCCGAATATTAGATACGAAACAATTAAGTTTAAAGAAGCGCTTAATATAATAAGTAATAAATTTGTTTATTTGTCGTTACTTATATTTTTGTTGTATTCAGGAACAGAAATAGGAATAATTACATGGAGTGGTAATTTATTCTACAATGTTTTCAATTATTCAAAAGAATTTTCTTCGATTGTCCTTAGTTTATTTTGGATAGTTTTTACATTTGGAAGATTACTTACAGAGTTTTTGAATAAAAAATTTACAGAATTGGGAACAATTATTTACTTTTCATCTTCAGTTATAATCAGCATTGCTCTTTTACTAATATTCAAACATTATATATTCTTTTTATTTGTTGGTTTCAGCTTATCGGCAATATTTCCTACCATTCAAAAATATACAAATCAACATCTTCCAAAGAAATGGTTAGGTATGTATAATGGGCTTGCATTTGGTTCAACTGGTGTTGGGGCTATGATTATATCAACATCTATGGGTGTTGTTGGTGAAAGAAACTTTGTTATATCGTATTTGATACCCTTTATAACCTTTGCTTTAATTATTCTTGCTGCACAAAAATTAAGGATAGAAAAAGCACCTGAGTAA
- a CDS encoding MATE family efflux transporter, protein MKSKEKTNNKIDILNDPIWKSLFSLAWPLILTNMMQALYNITDAYFLGKLGPLELSVPTVVWPLIYVFVSLATGFSYAGTSLVAQYTGYGDKRKAEKSAAQTILAMLALSFAIMIIFLIFTKPLLSGLLKLEGSLFELSSVYVKLIAIGMPFSFLMQTISGIFRGWGNSIISLKFNGISVILNVILDPIFIFTFDLGVYGAALATMLAQAIMSVLFFIVLIRGKTGFKLHFKDFVPDKHIIKKVFSVGLPASIGESFTAIGFAIIMSVIAQFGEVVISGYGIGNRMNNLITMFSGGMALATATMVGQFVGANKQDKAVETVKKASIASFTIVFITSMLMFVYGHNITQFFINDPEVIKVGEEFFRYVSFSLPFFSLVSIFLGALRGTGHTTQSTIVDIIRLWGIRVPLVIYFSETHGYIGVFIAMIISNFSAMVLGLLFLIFGKWKEPVIEERLKLKEDQDS, encoded by the coding sequence ATGAAATCAAAAGAAAAAACAAACAATAAAATAGATATTTTAAATGATCCAATATGGAAATCATTATTTAGTCTTGCCTGGCCTCTAATCTTAACAAACATGATGCAAGCTCTTTATAACATTACAGATGCATACTTTTTAGGAAAATTAGGGCCATTAGAATTGTCAGTCCCTACTGTTGTTTGGCCACTGATATATGTTTTTGTTTCCTTAGCTACTGGTTTTTCATATGCTGGAACCTCTTTAGTCGCTCAATATACAGGTTACGGAGATAAGAGAAAAGCAGAAAAATCAGCTGCCCAAACTATATTAGCTATGCTCGCCCTTTCTTTTGCAATTATGATAATATTCCTAATCTTTACTAAACCATTATTATCAGGTTTATTAAAACTAGAGGGTTCGTTATTCGAACTAAGTAGTGTTTATGTTAAATTAATAGCGATTGGTATGCCTTTTAGTTTTTTAATGCAAACAATATCTGGTATATTTAGAGGTTGGGGAAACTCGATTATTTCGCTAAAATTTAATGGAATTTCAGTAATTTTAAATGTCATATTAGATCCTATATTCATATTCACCTTTGATCTAGGAGTTTATGGTGCAGCACTTGCAACGATGCTAGCTCAAGCAATTATGTCTGTTCTATTTTTTATTGTCTTAATAAGAGGAAAAACTGGATTCAAATTACATTTCAAAGATTTTGTTCCTGATAAACATATTATAAAAAAGGTTTTTTCTGTTGGTCTCCCAGCATCAATAGGAGAATCTTTTACTGCAATAGGTTTTGCAATTATTATGAGTGTAATTGCACAGTTTGGAGAGGTTGTAATAAGTGGTTATGGTATAGGCAACAGAATGAACAATTTAATCACTATGTTCTCTGGTGGAATGGCACTTGCTACTGCAACAATGGTGGGACAATTTGTAGGAGCAAACAAACAGGATAAAGCTGTTGAAACTGTTAAAAAAGCTTCTATAGCCTCCTTTACAATTGTTTTTATAACATCTATGCTTATGTTTGTTTATGGACATAATATTACACAATTTTTTATCAACGATCCTGAGGTAATAAAAGTCGGAGAAGAATTCTTTAGATATGTTTCTTTTTCTCTGCCGTTCTTCTCATTAGTATCTATATTTTTAGGTGCATTACGAGGAACAGGACATACAACCCAATCAACTATTGTTGATATAATAAGATTATGGGGGATAAGGGTACCTTTGGTAATCTATTTTTCAGAAACACATGGCTATATCGGTGTATTTATAGCTATGATTATTAGTAATTTTTCAGCAATGGTTTTGGGTCTGTTATTTTTAATCTTTGGAAAATGGAAAGAGCCCGTTATTGAAGAAAGACTCAAATTAAAAGAAGACCAAGACAGCTAA
- a CDS encoding YifB family Mg chelatase-like AAA ATPase, whose product MKYSKIQTGCIDGFKVENILVEIDINSRSTQQTFKIVGMPSTSVLESEKRVLSAIRNTGFSIPNGSIVANLSPTSMKKEGSHFDLPIAISLLEASRQIKELDKNYFIFGELGLNGEVRPVHGIALFLMFIKELNKEAKFIIPKGNQEESAFVSKKDVLVIENLRDIESISLGIIDKFEPFYERSNEIFYDIDFQEIRGQIFAKRAVEIAASGFHNVLMKGTPGSGKTMIAKRVPTILPDMTREEIIESTMLYSVAGYMNFIVNRRPFRSPHHTASSASIIGGGAIPKPGEISLAHNGVLFMDEFPEYRADVIEALRQPLEDGEVVVTRAKSVAKFPAKFMLIASQNPCPCGYYGDKEIECTCSMNQIVNYNKKISGPIMDRIDIRIDVPRVKIEELMSKEEGESSKKIKERVSKTAQIQIRRQGKLNGKLSNKELKKVANLTDKAENFLKQASMNLKLTARSVNRIIKISRTIADSFESRNIEINHVSEALNYRGTR is encoded by the coding sequence ATGAAGTATTCTAAGATTCAAACGGGATGTATAGACGGATTTAAGGTAGAAAATATACTTGTAGAAATAGATATAAACTCACGGTCAACCCAGCAGACTTTTAAAATTGTTGGTATGCCATCTACTTCAGTTTTAGAAAGCGAAAAGAGAGTTTTAAGTGCGATAAGAAATACCGGCTTTTCTATCCCAAATGGCTCTATAGTTGCTAATCTTTCTCCTACTTCTATGAAAAAAGAAGGTTCTCATTTTGATTTACCAATAGCTATCTCTCTTCTAGAAGCTTCTAGGCAGATAAAAGAGCTTGACAAGAACTATTTTATTTTTGGAGAACTTGGATTAAATGGAGAAGTTAGACCAGTTCATGGTATAGCTTTATTTTTAATGTTTATTAAAGAATTGAATAAAGAAGCAAAGTTTATAATTCCAAAAGGTAATCAAGAAGAAAGCGCATTTGTGAGCAAAAAAGATGTTTTAGTAATTGAGAATCTACGAGATATTGAAAGTATTTCTCTTGGAATTATAGACAAGTTCGAACCTTTTTATGAACGATCGAATGAAATTTTCTATGATATAGATTTTCAAGAGATAAGGGGACAAATCTTTGCAAAAAGAGCCGTGGAGATAGCTGCTAGTGGCTTTCACAATGTTTTAATGAAGGGGACACCTGGTTCAGGAAAAACAATGATTGCGAAAAGAGTACCTACAATTTTACCAGACATGACTAGAGAAGAGATCATAGAATCAACTATGCTCTATTCTGTGGCAGGTTATATGAATTTTATAGTTAACAGAAGACCTTTTAGATCTCCTCACCATACCGCATCAAGTGCATCAATAATCGGTGGTGGCGCTATACCTAAACCAGGAGAGATAAGTTTGGCACACAATGGAGTTCTTTTTATGGATGAATTTCCGGAATATAGAGCAGATGTAATAGAGGCTTTAAGGCAGCCTTTAGAAGATGGGGAAGTTGTAGTAACAAGGGCTAAGTCAGTTGCAAAGTTTCCAGCTAAGTTTATGTTGATAGCATCGCAAAATCCTTGTCCTTGTGGTTATTATGGTGACAAAGAGATTGAATGTACTTGCTCTATGAATCAAATAGTTAATTATAACAAAAAGATCTCTGGTCCTATTATGGACAGAATAGATATAAGAATAGATGTGCCGAGAGTAAAAATAGAAGAGTTGATGTCTAAAGAGGAAGGGGAGAGCTCTAAAAAGATTAAAGAAAGAGTTTCAAAAACCGCTCAAATTCAAATAAGAAGGCAAGGCAAATTGAATGGAAAACTATCTAATAAAGAGCTAAAGAAGGTAGCAAATCTTACAGATAAAGCTGAAAATTTTTTAAAACAAGCCTCGATGAATTTGAAATTAACTGCTAGATCAGTTAATAGGATTATAAAAATCTCACGTACTATAGCTGATTCATTTGAATCTAGAAATATAGAAATTAATCATGTGTCTGAAGCTTTGAATTACAGAGGTACAAGGTAG
- the trhA gene encoding PAQR family membrane homeostasis protein TrhA, whose protein sequence is MDNIEKYSIGEEIANAVIHGIGALLSIAALVLLIVFSAINKEPWSIFSSIIYGSSLIILYLSSTLYHSFQNKKVKDLFEIFDHSAIYILIAGTYTPFTLITLHGKTGWILFSTVWILAAIGIVFKIFFVKKFRILSTLLYIAMGWLVVVALKPLVANLEFWGLFWLVLGGVLYTVGTIFYVWRKIPYHHALWHLIVLAGSICHFFAIFFYVI, encoded by the coding sequence TTGGATAATATTGAAAAATATTCAATTGGAGAGGAGATCGCTAATGCAGTAATTCATGGTATTGGTGCCTTACTCAGTATAGCAGCCTTGGTGCTGTTGATTGTGTTTTCTGCAATCAATAAGGAGCCTTGGAGCATATTTAGCTCGATTATCTATGGTTCTTCCCTTATTATTTTGTACCTGTCTTCGACTTTGTACCATAGTTTTCAAAATAAAAAGGTTAAAGATTTGTTTGAAATTTTTGATCATTCGGCTATATATATTTTGATAGCGGGTACATATACTCCCTTTACACTTATTACGTTACATGGCAAAACTGGATGGATACTTTTTTCAACAGTTTGGATATTAGCTGCTATTGGAATAGTATTTAAAATATTTTTTGTTAAAAAGTTTAGAATTCTTTCAACACTTTTGTATATAGCAATGGGTTGGCTAGTAGTAGTTGCGCTTAAACCTTTAGTAGCTAATTTGGAATTTTGGGGGCTTTTTTGGTTAGTTCTTGGAGGTGTTTTGTATACAGTAGGAACCATATTTTATGTATGGAGAAAAATTCCTTATCATCATGCTTTGTGGCACTTGATTGTTTTAGCAGGAAGTATATGTCATTTCTTTGCAATATTTTTTTATGTAATATAA
- a CDS encoding radical SAM/SPASM domain-containing protein, whose amino-acid sequence MFYINNIFKVFELKKALNSVNPNLSKIFLPFVLQNPEYFLKSYPIVKNYWCSNEIRRELLDKEGIKVPPIMILSVTPSCNLSCQGCFAFNIGNVNQDISSAKHSLRKEDWINFIDESNKLGVFSYLIAGGEPFMIPNLLDICKSYKNNLFLIFTNGTLINDSIFSELEKLVNTLLIVSLEGNDYLTDKRRGADTFNKAFSTINKLNEKNILSGVSVTITKDNYLYWMEEDNLQKLIDKDIKIAFFIEYIETEASPEKLYSLNLEQRKIFREKILYYKKNKNIFIIHSPGDEDAFGGCVSSGIGFAHINPYGDVTPCPVTNVSSHNIKTSSFKEALKSDFFVAIRENKKLLENNDSACSLALKVKELEQLKNRKFDS is encoded by the coding sequence GTGTTTTATATTAATAATATATTTAAAGTTTTCGAACTTAAAAAAGCTTTGAATTCTGTAAATCCAAATTTAAGTAAAATATTTTTGCCTTTTGTTTTGCAAAATCCAGAATATTTTTTGAAGAGTTATCCCATAGTAAAAAATTACTGGTGTTCAAATGAAATAAGAAGAGAATTATTGGATAAAGAAGGTATAAAAGTTCCTCCCATAATGATTTTAAGTGTTACTCCAAGCTGTAACTTAAGCTGTCAGGGATGTTTTGCATTTAACATAGGAAATGTAAACCAAGATATTTCTTCCGCTAAACATTCCTTGAGAAAAGAAGATTGGATAAATTTTATAGATGAATCAAATAAATTAGGAGTTTTTTCATATTTAATTGCCGGTGGAGAACCCTTTATGATTCCTAATCTTTTGGACATTTGTAAGTCATACAAGAATAATTTATTTTTGATTTTCACAAATGGAACTCTAATTAATGATTCCATCTTTTCTGAGCTTGAAAAACTAGTTAATACCCTTTTAATAGTAAGTTTAGAGGGAAATGATTATTTGACAGATAAAAGAAGAGGAGCAGATACTTTCAATAAAGCATTTTCTACAATAAATAAACTTAATGAGAAAAATATTCTATCAGGTGTTTCAGTTACCATAACAAAAGATAACTATCTTTATTGGATGGAAGAAGATAATTTACAGAAGTTAATTGATAAAGATATTAAAATAGCTTTTTTTATAGAATATATTGAAACGGAAGCTTCACCAGAAAAGTTATACTCTTTAAATTTAGAGCAACGAAAGATATTTAGAGAAAAAATATTATATTATAAAAAAAATAAAAATATATTTATCATTCATTCTCCAGGAGATGAGGATGCATTTGGCGGTTGTGTTTCATCAGGGATAGGGTTTGCTCATATAAATCCTTATGGAGATGTTACGCCATGTCCGGTAACTAATGTATCTTCTCACAATATAAAAACTTCTTCTTTTAAAGAAGCCTTAAAAAGTGATTTTTTTGTGGCGATAAGAGAGAATAAAAAATTGCTTGAAAATAATGATAGCGCTTGTTCACTTGCCTTAAAAGTTAAGGAACTAGAACAATTAAAAAATCGAAAGTTTGATAGTTAA
- the rnr gene encoding ribonuclease R, translated as MNDKNLKEEILKRIDKNPLLQKEIYESFKAHSKTEKEAIRNALKELQEEGKIYKDSRNRYCKVDENLAIGIINFTKRGSMAFVECEDGRKIAVKVENSGISLHKDEVAVEIIGTWKELPEGKVIRILKRGLKYVIGEFERKGIFGFVVPIDGKINMDFYVSPEHIGLAKNGQIVKAKIIRYQSPTKNPEVEIVEVLGDKDDPSIDLPIVIFKHDLPEPGYFPKKVLEEADKLPDKVLPEELKGRKDFRKERIFTIDGDTAKDFDDAVGIKKLKNGNYLLGVHIADVSHYVKEGSEIEKEAYKRGTSVYLIDTVIPMLPFKLSNEICSLNEGQDRLTMSLIMEIDPYGHLVNSRIYNGVIRSVKRLTYSKVNELLSDNCSPEVEKDIGFLKPDLEMMKELMEILSKKRKERGSIIDIESHEVQFIFDEKGYVKDILPVERGVSEQMIEEFMVLANETVASYFDVKELPFLYRVHEYPDPDLILQLHNYLELLGIKVKMPATIQPKFLQEILERTKDHPLSKNIQMMLVRTMKRALYSETNIGHFGLASTSYTHFTSPIRRYPDLIVHRLLKEFMRHKGSLSNKEIKKYSYLLPKVALHSSEREKIADQAEWDLIDMKKVEYISRHIGDVYEVYITGVTRFGLFVEVPTKMISGLIHISELHDDYYNYDEKTNSLIGERTGKIYRIGDKLEAVVVRADKLRMEVDFVPYVEDELAKYSQQYPNAKIKGLKKNNKISKKRKK; from the coding sequence ATGAATGATAAAAACTTAAAAGAAGAAATTTTAAAAAGAATCGATAAAAATCCATTATTACAAAAAGAAATATACGAGTCTTTTAAGGCTCACTCAAAAACAGAAAAAGAAGCTATAAGGAATGCGCTAAAAGAGCTTCAAGAGGAAGGTAAAATATACAAAGATTCACGTAATAGATATTGTAAAGTTGATGAAAACCTAGCAATAGGGATTATCAATTTTACAAAAAGAGGTAGTATGGCATTTGTTGAATGTGAAGATGGAAGAAAAATTGCGGTAAAAGTAGAAAATTCCGGTATAAGTTTACATAAAGATGAGGTAGCAGTCGAGATAATTGGAACGTGGAAAGAATTACCCGAAGGTAAGGTAATTAGAATATTAAAACGAGGATTGAAGTATGTAATAGGTGAGTTTGAAAGAAAAGGAATATTTGGTTTTGTTGTACCAATCGATGGAAAAATTAACATGGACTTCTACGTCTCTCCAGAACATATAGGATTAGCCAAAAACGGTCAAATAGTAAAAGCGAAGATCATACGATATCAATCTCCTACAAAAAATCCCGAAGTAGAGATTGTTGAGGTATTAGGAGATAAAGATGACCCGTCAATAGATTTACCTATCGTCATATTTAAACATGATTTACCAGAACCCGGATATTTTCCAAAAAAAGTTTTAGAAGAAGCTGATAAATTACCGGATAAAGTTTTACCCGAAGAATTAAAAGGAAGAAAAGATTTTAGAAAAGAAAGAATCTTTACAATAGACGGCGATACAGCTAAAGATTTTGATGATGCAGTCGGTATAAAAAAATTAAAAAATGGAAATTATCTACTTGGTGTTCACATAGCAGATGTATCTCATTATGTAAAAGAAGGCAGTGAAATTGAAAAGGAAGCCTATAAAAGAGGTACAAGTGTTTACTTAATTGATACGGTTATTCCAATGCTTCCATTCAAACTATCAAACGAAATATGCTCTTTAAACGAAGGGCAAGATAGATTGACTATGTCATTAATAATGGAAATAGACCCTTATGGACACCTGGTCAATTCAAGAATATACAATGGTGTAATCAGAAGCGTTAAAAGATTGACTTATAGCAAAGTAAACGAATTACTTTCTGATAATTGCAGTCCTGAAGTTGAAAAAGATATAGGTTTCTTAAAACCCGACCTAGAAATGATGAAAGAATTGATGGAAATTCTAAGCAAAAAAAGAAAAGAAAGGGGCTCTATTATTGACATAGAAAGCCATGAGGTACAATTTATATTCGATGAAAAGGGATACGTTAAAGACATTCTTCCTGTTGAACGTGGTGTATCCGAACAAATGATTGAAGAATTCATGGTTTTAGCAAACGAAACTGTAGCCTCTTATTTTGATGTTAAAGAATTACCATTTTTATATAGAGTTCATGAATACCCCGATCCGGATCTTATCTTACAATTACATAATTATCTTGAACTTTTAGGAATAAAGGTAAAAATGCCTGCTACGATTCAACCAAAATTCCTTCAAGAAATCTTAGAAAGAACGAAAGATCATCCTTTAAGTAAAAACATACAAATGATGCTGGTAAGAACTATGAAAAGGGCACTATATTCAGAAACAAATATAGGGCACTTTGGTCTTGCTTCTACATCTTACACACATTTTACGTCGCCAATTCGAAGATATCCAGACTTAATCGTTCATAGATTATTAAAAGAATTCATGAGACATAAAGGCTCCTTATCAAATAAAGAAATTAAAAAATATTCATACCTACTACCTAAAGTAGCACTACATTCATCTGAAAGAGAAAAAATTGCAGATCAAGCAGAATGGGATCTTATAGACATGAAAAAGGTAGAATATATTTCTAGACACATAGGGGATGTTTACGAAGTATATATAACAGGAGTTACTCGTTTTGGATTGTTTGTTGAAGTACCAACAAAAATGATAAGCGGACTAATACATATATCAGAACTTCATGATGATTATTATAATTACGATGAAAAAACAAATTCTCTTATTGGTGAAAGAACAGGAAAGATATATAGAATAGGAGACAAATTGGAAGCAGTAGTAGTTAGAGCAGACAAACTCAGAATGGAAGTTGATTTTGTTCCTTATGTAGAAGACGAATTAGCAAAGTATTCCCAACAGTATCCGAACGCAAAAATAAAAGGACTTAAAAAGAATAACAAAATAAGTAAAAAAAGAAAAAAATAA
- a CDS encoding pyroglutamyl-peptidase I produces MKKLLVTGFEPFGEDKINPTQVLINALKEEKFECTQIYLEVLPVSFKKVNKFLKELFDKIKPDYAIHLGLAGGRSGISIERVAVNIMDARIPDNDNFQPIDEPIIEDGPSAYFSTLPVKEVLYELRNKGIPTVISNSAGLYVCNEVMYLSLYYSDKLGYPAKTGFIHVPYFPEQVVQKFSDLGQNLPSMSFDLQLKAVQFIIKKTLEKH; encoded by the coding sequence ATGAAGAAACTATTAGTTACGGGTTTTGAACCTTTTGGAGAAGACAAGATTAATCCCACTCAAGTTCTTATAAACGCTTTGAAGGAAGAAAAGTTTGAGTGTACACAAATATATTTAGAGGTGTTACCTGTTTCATTTAAAAAGGTTAATAAGTTTTTGAAAGAATTGTTCGACAAGATAAAGCCAGATTATGCAATACACTTAGGGTTAGCAGGAGGAAGAAGTGGTATAAGTATAGAAAGGGTAGCCGTAAATATTATGGATGCAAGGATTCCAGATAATGACAACTTTCAGCCAATTGATGAACCAATAATAGAAGATGGACCTTCTGCTTACTTTTCAACATTGCCTGTGAAAGAAGTTTTGTACGAGCTAAGAAATAAAGGTATTCCTACTGTAATTTCTAATAGTGCAGGATTGTATGTGTGTAATGAGGTTATGTATTTGAGTTTATATTATTCAGATAAGTTGGGATATCCAGCTAAGACAGGTTTTATCCATGTTCCATATTTTCCTGAACAGGTAGTTCAAAAATTTTCTGATTTAGGGCAAAATTTACCGAGTATGTCATTTGACTTACAATTAAAGGCTGTTCAATTCATAATTAAAAAAACATTAGAAAAGCATTAA
- a CDS encoding Tex family protein: MDIVATITEELNIKRYQTENTIELLNNGNTVPFISRYRKEVTGNLDEEKIRQIEELFNYYKNLEEYKKTVLKSIEEQGKLTPNLKTKILETKKMTELEDLYLPYKKRKKTNADKAVEAGLEPASIKVLVGSLKDLEELQEFITKDYDTIEKVCEGISHIIGQTFAHDKDNRESLRKYYEKNGYVQSEKKKEFIDKPTKYDMYHEFKQEISKIYNYRVLALNRGEKEGVLTVKLVIDDQWLEDAKRRFKTENEICNKIIFDGIDYGFKNMLNPSIEREIRQNLTQRAEDDAIELFARNLRQLLLTPPLKNKKILAIDPGYRTGCKVVALDELGKFLEHNTIFPVPPENEIEKSEKIVLEMIKKHKINLIVIGNGTASRETQQFIVDLIKKNKLDLKYIFVDESGASVYSASKLAKEEFPNLDVTIRGAISLGRRVQDPLAELVKIDPKSLGVGQYQHDVNQKKLKEKLDATVVSVVNNVGVNLNTASYSLLQYVSGITNSVAKKIVKYREENGPFSERKELFNIKGLGEKTFEQAAGFLRILDGNNPLEMTGIHPESYEITERLITILGFKIEDLKDKETLELIKQKISEILNNKENLSALIKELDVGEYTLIDILKELQKPGRDPRDEMPQPQLMDDILKFEDLKEGMKLSGKITNITDFGAFVDIGIKENGLIHKSNLSEKFVRHPSEVLEINDIVEVEILSIEEERKRIGLKLIEVKK; encoded by the coding sequence TTGGATATAGTAGCTACAATTACAGAAGAATTAAATATAAAAAGATATCAAACAGAAAATACCATAGAACTTCTTAACAACGGTAACACCGTTCCATTTATAAGCAGATACAGAAAAGAAGTTACTGGAAACTTAGATGAAGAAAAAATACGTCAAATAGAAGAACTTTTTAACTATTATAAAAATCTTGAGGAATACAAAAAAACTGTTTTAAAAAGTATTGAAGAACAAGGAAAATTAACGCCTAATCTTAAAACTAAAATATTAGAAACAAAAAAGATGACAGAACTGGAAGATTTATACCTTCCTTACAAAAAACGAAAGAAAACAAACGCAGATAAAGCTGTAGAAGCCGGGCTCGAACCGGCCTCCATCAAGGTTTTAGTTGGAAGTCTAAAAGATCTAGAAGAACTCCAAGAATTTATCACAAAAGATTACGATACTATTGAAAAAGTCTGTGAAGGTATTTCACACATTATTGGTCAAACATTCGCCCATGATAAAGACAACAGAGAAAGTTTAAGAAAATATTATGAAAAAAATGGATATGTACAATCTGAAAAGAAAAAAGAATTTATAGATAAACCAACAAAATACGACATGTATCATGAATTTAAGCAAGAAATATCTAAAATATACAATTACAGAGTATTAGCTCTAAACAGAGGGGAAAAAGAAGGAGTATTAACTGTCAAATTAGTAATAGATGATCAATGGTTAGAAGACGCCAAAAGAAGATTCAAAACAGAAAATGAAATCTGCAATAAAATAATATTTGACGGAATAGATTATGGTTTTAAAAACATGTTAAACCCTTCTATAGAAAGAGAAATTAGACAAAACCTTACTCAAAGGGCAGAAGACGATGCTATCGAGCTTTTTGCACGTAACTTAAGACAATTATTGCTTACCCCTCCACTAAAAAACAAAAAAATTTTGGCAATTGATCCTGGTTATAGAACAGGTTGTAAGGTAGTTGCTTTAGACGAACTAGGAAAATTTCTTGAACACAATACGATATTTCCAGTTCCACCAGAGAACGAAATAGAAAAATCTGAGAAAATTGTCTTAGAAATGATAAAAAAACACAAAATTAATTTGATAGTTATAGGAAACGGAACAGCCTCGCGCGAAACTCAACAATTCATCGTTGACCTAATCAAGAAGAATAAGTTAGATTTAAAATATATTTTTGTTGATGAATCTGGTGCTTCTGTGTACTCAGCCTCCAAACTTGCAAAAGAAGAATTCCCAAACCTTGATGTTACAATAAGAGGTGCGATAAGCTTGGGTAGAAGGGTTCAAGATCCACTGGCAGAGTTAGTTAAAATAGATCCAAAGTCTCTTGGTGTAGGCCAATATCAACACGACGTAAATCAAAAAAAGCTAAAAGAAAAACTAGACGCAACAGTAGTAAGCGTTGTCAATAACGTAGGAGTTAACTTAAATACGGCATCTTATTCATTATTACAATATGTTTCTGGAATTACAAATAGTGTTGCAAAAAAAATTGTGAAATATCGTGAAGAAAACGGCCCTTTTTCAGAAAGAAAAGAACTATTTAATATAAAAGGGTTAGGAGAAAAAACATTCGAACAAGCTGCTGGTTTTTTAAGAATTCTCGATGGAAATAATCCTTTAGAAATGACCGGCATTCATCCCGAAAGTTATGAAATAACCGAAAGATTGATAACTATTCTAGGCTTTAAGATAGAAGACTTAAAAGATAAAGAAACACTGGAGCTTATAAAGCAAAAAATCTCTGAAATTTTAAACAACAAAGAAAACTTAAGTGCCTTAATTAAGGAATTAGACGTTGGAGAATACACATTAATTGACATACTCAAAGAATTGCAAAAACCTGGAAGAGATCCTCGTGATGAAATGCCACAACCACAATTAATGGATGATATTTTAAAGTTTGAAGATTTGAAAGAAGGAATGAAATTATCAGGAAAAATAACCAACATCACTGATTTTGGAGCCTTCGTTGATATTGGAATAAAGGAAAATGGATTGATCCATAAATCTAATCTATCTGAAAAGTTTGTTAGACATCCCTCAGAAGTTCTTGAAATAAACGATATTGTGGAGGTTGAAATTTTAAGTATTGAAGAAGAACGAAAAAGAATAGGTTTGAAATTAATTGAAGTTAAAAAATAA